The window GCGCGCATGGTGATGGAGTGTCTCACGGCCTTGAACCACAACGATGGCGTAACCGTGCTGGTCAGCCTTCACCAGGTCCAATTCGCGCTGCAATACTGCCCGCGGTCCATTGCCATGAAGGACGGCAGGGTGGTGTTCGACGGTCCCAGCGAAGCGCTCACGCCCACGGCCCTGCGCAATATCTATGGTTTGAAGTCCACCGATGTCGATCTCGACGGCACCACGCCCTTGAGCAGGGGGTTGGGGGGTCGACGGGTCGCCTTTGCCGCCGGGATTTGACCCTCCCGCAGGATCGGGATGATCCGGCTCAAAGCGTTCGCCTTCTTATAAAACGAAACCCATCAAAAAAGCTGGAAAAAGGAGAAATCACATGAAAAAAATAGTCCACGCGTTGATCCTGGGGCTGATCGCCGCAGTCTTTTTTTGGGCCGGCGCGGCTTCGGCGGAAGAAGAGCTCAAAGAACTCACCATCGGCATCATTCCCACCGAATCGTCATCCTCGGCCATGAAAGGCTTCGAGCCGTTCCGGGCGGATATGGAAAAGGCCCTGGGCATACCGGTCAAACTGTTCATGGCGCCCGACTATGCCGGGGTGATCGAGGCCATGCGATTCAACAAGGTGCAGATCGCCTGGTTCGGCAACAAATCGGCCATCGAGGCGGTCAACCGCGCCGACGGAGAAGTCTTCGCCCAAACCGTCGATATATCCGGAAACCCGGGCTACTGGTCGCTCATCGTGGTTCACAAAGACAGTCCATTCAACAGCATCGACGACATCATCCAGAACGGCAAAACGCTCACCTTCGGCAACGGCGATCCCAACAGCACGTCTGGCTATCTCATCCCCACCTATTACATCTGGGGGCAGAACGGGATCGATCCGGCAAAGCACTTCAAGCTGGTGCGCAACGCCAACCATGAAACCAACCTGATGGCCGTGGCCAACAAACAGGTGGATTTCGCCACCAACAACACCGAAAACTGGGACAAATTCTCCAAGGCCCACCCGGAGATGATCAAAAACGTGCGCATCGTATGGAAAAGCCCCCTGATTCCCAGCGACCCCATGGTGTGGCGCAAAGATCTGCCCAAAGAGTGGAAAAGCAAAATCAAAGGCTTTTTCCTGGCCTATGGCCGCATCGGTGCGAACAAGGGTAAAGAACTGGCCGTGCTCAAGGGGATGAGCTCCGGATGGGCCCCGTTCCAGGACTCCTCCAATCATCAACTGCTGCCCATCATGGAGATCAACTACGCCAAGGATAGAATGAAGATCCAGAACAACGACGCCATCGCCGCAGAGGCCAAGGCGACCAAAGTGGCGGAAATCGACAAGCAATTGGGCGAACTTCAGGCCTATGGCAAGCTGATCGACAAGTTCAATTAGCGATCGTCCGCAAATGGCCGGATTCAGGAAGAACACCCATCAGGACAACCCATGGCGGGGGGCGATTTTCAACAATCCCCCGCCTTCGATTCCCGGTGAGACCATCATGACCCCCCTCGGCGACGCTTTAGACATACCGGACATGCCATTGGGCCGAAAGCTACTGAAGTTGCTGGCCTGGCTGGTCTTTGCCATGATCCTGGCGTGGGCATGGCAGGGGGCTGAAATGCGGCCCCTGGATCTGCTGACCTACCGGGGCAACATGGCGGCCTACCTCTCCGGGTTCCTCAAGCCCGATTTTACCGAATGGCGCCAGTACCTGCACCATACGGCCGTGACCATCCAGATCGCCATATGGGGCAGTCTGCTGGCCGTGGCCGGCGCCGTGCCCTTCGGGCTGCTTTCGGCCACCAACGTGGCGCCGGTGTGGATCTATCAACCGGTGCGGCGCCTGATGGACGCCTTCCGGTCGATCAACGAGATGATCTTTGCCATGCTCTTCATCAGCGCGGTGGGGCTCGGGCCGTTTGCAGGGGTGCTGGCCCTGTTCATGCACACCCTGGGGACCCTGGCCAAACTCTTTTCCGAAGCGGTGGAGGCCATCGATCCCCAGCCCGTGGAGGGCATCCGCGCCACGGGTGCCAACAAGATGCAGGAGATCGCCTACGGCATCATCCCCCAAGTGGTGCCGCTGTGGATCTCCTACTCGCTCTATCGCTTCGAATCCAATGTCCGCTCGGCCAGCGTGGTGGGCATGGTCGGGGCCGGCGGCATCGGCATGCTGCTGTGGGACGCGATCCGCAGCTTCAACTACGGGGCCACGGCCGCCATGCTGCTCATCCTGGTGGTCGTGGTGAGCCTGCTCGATCTGGCCTCGACCTATGTGCGCAAAAAATTTATCTAAAACCAGACTTGCTGCGCCTTACCCTATTGACATGAGCGTTTCCAGGGAGGGCCGAACGGCCGGCCCCCCGGCCCATACCCGGTAATGGCCCGGCAGGATTTCAACGGCTTCCATGAATCCGCCGGCCTCCTCCAGAAGTATCCGGGCCGCTGCAAAGTCCCATGGCTTCAGCCCTTCGTAAATCACCCCGCCCAGAAATCCGGCCGCCGCATAGGCCAACTCCGCCGCAGCCGCGCCCAGGCAGCGCGCCTTGCGCACCTGGGGCAGCAGGCCTTCGAGCCTGCGGGTCATACGCTGCATGGCTTCGGGCGTCTTGCCGAAACTGACCGAAACGACCAGGTCGCTGGTGCGGGCCGCGCGGCAGACGCCGATCGGACGACCATTCAAGAAGGCTCCCCGCCCCGCCATACCGACGAACATCTCCGCCGCCATCGGAAGAAACACGACACCGGCGACCGGTCTGCCGATCGGCAGGCCTTCGCTTACGCCGTCCGCTGTTCCTTGCACGCCGTTATGATAACAGGCGATGGACACGCAAAAAAAGGGAATCCCGTGCCAGAAGTTCACCGTACCGTCCAGCGGGTCGACGATCCAGGCGTATTCACCGCAGCCCGGCAGGAGGCCGCTCTCCTCGGTGAGGATCGCATGGTCAGGGTATGCGTTTCGAAGGGTCTCGACGATGACGGTTTCGCAACGGCGGTCGGTTTCGACCTTGATGTCATGCAGCAAGCGGGTGCAGCCGTCTTTCAAATTGCGGAACGCCTGGATCTGAATCTTGCCGGCGTTATGGGCTGCGGCAGATGCGGTGGCCACCAGGCGATCCACGAAATCAGCTGGCGGTGCCGCGTCGCAGACGAGTTGAGATGTCGGATTCATTCCGTTGCCCCCTTTCAATTCCCCGTGCGATACACTTCCCGGCCGCCCACGAAGGTTCTCACCACGTCGGCGACTCTTCCCCGGTCGTCCACCATCACGAAATCGGCGGCCTTTCCGGTCTCGATGGAGCCGGTAAACTCTCCAAGACCCGCGGCGCGAGCGGGATTTAAACTGATCATCCGCACGGCCGAAGGCAAATCGAGGATCTTCTCCTGGAAAAGCTGCAAGGCGGCATGCAACAGGGACATGGGGGCGTAGTCCGAGCACAGGATGTCGCCCAGCCCTGCGCCGATGGCGTCGCGACCGGAAAGGTTGCCGGTCAACGAAGCACCGCGCAGCACGTTAGGCGACCCCAGGGAGATCATCATGCCGTGCCGGCGGGCGGCCCG is drawn from Desulfatitalea tepidiphila and contains these coding sequences:
- the phnD gene encoding phosphonate ABC transporter substrate-binding protein, which produces MKKIVHALILGLIAAVFFWAGAASAEEELKELTIGIIPTESSSSAMKGFEPFRADMEKALGIPVKLFMAPDYAGVIEAMRFNKVQIAWFGNKSAIEAVNRADGEVFAQTVDISGNPGYWSLIVVHKDSPFNSIDDIIQNGKTLTFGNGDPNSTSGYLIPTYYIWGQNGIDPAKHFKLVRNANHETNLMAVANKQVDFATNNTENWDKFSKAHPEMIKNVRIVWKSPLIPSDPMVWRKDLPKEWKSKIKGFFLAYGRIGANKGKELAVLKGMSSGWAPFQDSSNHQLLPIMEINYAKDRMKIQNNDAIAAEAKATKVAEIDKQLGELQAYGKLIDKFN
- the phnE gene encoding phosphonate ABC transporter, permease protein PhnE, with the protein product MTPLGDALDIPDMPLGRKLLKLLAWLVFAMILAWAWQGAEMRPLDLLTYRGNMAAYLSGFLKPDFTEWRQYLHHTAVTIQIAIWGSLLAVAGAVPFGLLSATNVAPVWIYQPVRRLMDAFRSINEMIFAMLFISAVGLGPFAGVLALFMHTLGTLAKLFSEAVEAIDPQPVEGIRATGANKMQEIAYGIIPQVVPLWISYSLYRFESNVRSASVVGMVGAGGIGMLLWDAIRSFNYGATAAMLLILVVVVSLLDLASTYVRKKFI
- a CDS encoding inositol monophosphatase family protein, translating into MNPTSQLVCDAAPPADFVDRLVATASAAAHNAGKIQIQAFRNLKDGCTRLLHDIKVETDRRCETVIVETLRNAYPDHAILTEESGLLPGCGEYAWIVDPLDGTVNFWHGIPFFCVSIACYHNGVQGTADGVSEGLPIGRPVAGVVFLPMAAEMFVGMAGRGAFLNGRPIGVCRAARTSDLVVSVSFGKTPEAMQRMTRRLEGLLPQVRKARCLGAAAAELAYAAAGFLGGVIYEGLKPWDFAAARILLEEAGGFMEAVEILPGHYRVWAGGPAVRPSLETLMSIG